GTAATTTACACAAGTATTTAACGGAAAAAGCGAAAACGATAATGGAAGAGATGGGCGCGAAGACGACTGTGCCAGGAAATCCGCTTTCAGATTACGACATAGTTCCGTACCAAACGACACATAATACGGGGGGAACAATTATGGGCGCAAGTCCCGATGATAGTGTTGTTAACAATTACTTGCAACATTGGGAAGTCGATAATTTGTTTGTGGTTGGCGCCGGGAACTTCCCCCATAACGGTGGTTATAATCCGACCGGAACTGTCGGTGCGCTTGCGTATCGGGCTGCGGAAGGAATTATTAAATACAGTAAAGATGGCGGTTTGCTTGTTTAAGTATGAAGTTGAGAGGAGGCTTATCTAATGGGAGGAATAGCAGCTATTGGCGTCCCGGGTTTAATCATTATTTTGGTGATTGTGCTGATTTTATTCGGGCCGAGAAAATTGCCTGAAGTTGGTTCTGCAGTTGGAAAAACGCTGTCTGAATTCAAAAAATCAGCAAGAGATATAATTGATGACGACGAAACAGCATTGAAGGAACCAAAGAAACCGGATCAAGGATAAGCAGGTGATTTTATGGACCCATATGGAGATCATAATCGTGAAATAATGAGCCCGCTGGATAAACCAACAATCGAAAACCAGGAAGTATCAGAGAAAACACCAGAAAAGAAGCTGCAAGCAGTAGAAAATACAGAGAACAACAATGCCGAAGCTAATGATAAGGGCAGTCCAGAGAGTAATTCTTCTCTCGTTGATCATCTCAGCGATTTAAGAAAGCAGTTAATTAAAAGCATACTCACTTTTTTGCTTTTTTTTATCGTCGTCTTTGTGACCATTAATCTTTGGTTTCCTTATGTGACGCGTGGTCATGAGTTAATTGTTTTAGGCCCGTTGGAAGTGGTCAAGTTTTACATGTCGATTTCCACTGCGCTTGCAGTCGGCCTTGCCTTGCCGTTTTTAT
This genomic window from Sporosarcina sp. Marseille-Q4063 contains:
- the tatA gene encoding twin-arginine translocase TatA/TatE family subunit, which produces MGGIAAIGVPGLIIILVIVLILFGPRKLPEVGSAVGKTLSEFKKSARDIIDDDETALKEPKKPDQG